Proteins encoded within one genomic window of Acidovorax sp. 107:
- a CDS encoding TAXI family TRAP transporter solute-binding subunit, producing MPQAFRNTFLTLRDLIVSAGPLAFLAVGLLVLAYWWLNPNPPKTVTLATGPAQSAYEEFGKRYQKALAVDGIDVVLLPSEGSSHNLQLLRDGQADVAFVQGGTAELQPDDPDNLVSLGSLFVEPLWLFYRTDAAERMHNAPRLDSLRQLRGWRVNVGSEGSGVPTLMERLLQANKVEPGTVKLSRLEQTPATVEFLAGRLDALVFASAPESLMVQMLLQTPGVQLLDFAQHEAYARRFPFLTPVTLPRGVVDLAANVPQRDVRLVATTTSLLARDGTHPALLTLFAQNAQKLHSGAGWFNRAREFPNTRGSELPIAKEGDRAMNEPVPILQRYLPFWLANLIERMWLVLGILLAIMLPLSRIVPPLYQFRVRSRVFRWYGRLREIENDLEMGKSDPATLLRTLDGLEAQAEKVSVPLSYADELYALRNHIHLVRKKLLRASEASGSTAHPGATGGDLPGTEA from the coding sequence ATGCCCCAGGCCTTTCGCAACACCTTTCTCACCCTGCGCGATCTGATTGTGTCGGCGGGCCCCCTCGCCTTCCTGGCGGTCGGGCTGCTGGTGCTGGCCTATTGGTGGCTCAACCCCAATCCGCCCAAGACCGTGACCTTGGCCACCGGCCCCGCACAAAGTGCCTATGAGGAGTTTGGCAAGCGGTACCAGAAGGCACTGGCCGTCGATGGGATCGACGTGGTGTTGCTGCCCAGCGAGGGCTCGTCGCACAACCTGCAGCTGCTGCGCGACGGCCAGGCTGATGTGGCCTTTGTGCAGGGTGGTACGGCTGAATTGCAGCCCGATGACCCGGACAACCTCGTATCGCTGGGCAGCCTGTTTGTGGAGCCGCTGTGGCTGTTTTACCGCACCGACGCGGCAGAGCGCATGCACAACGCACCCCGGCTCGATAGCCTGCGGCAGCTGCGCGGCTGGCGGGTCAATGTCGGGTCGGAGGGCAGCGGCGTGCCCACGCTGATGGAGCGCCTGCTGCAGGCCAACAAGGTGGAGCCCGGTACGGTCAAGCTGTCTCGCCTGGAACAGACGCCCGCAACGGTAGAGTTTTTGGCGGGCCGGCTCGACGCCCTGGTGTTTGCGTCTGCGCCCGAATCGCTGATGGTGCAGATGCTGCTGCAGACACCCGGCGTGCAACTGCTGGATTTTGCGCAGCACGAGGCCTACGCGCGGCGGTTTCCATTCCTCACGCCCGTGACGCTGCCGCGCGGCGTGGTGGACCTTGCGGCCAACGTGCCCCAGCGCGATGTCCGGCTCGTGGCCACCACCACATCCCTGCTGGCGCGCGACGGCACGCACCCCGCCCTGCTCACCCTGTTTGCCCAGAACGCCCAAAAGCTGCACAGCGGCGCCGGCTGGTTCAACCGGGCGCGGGAGTTCCCCAACACGCGGGGCAGCGAGCTGCCGATTGCCAAGGAGGGCGACCGCGCCATGAACGAGCCGGTGCCCATACTGCAGCGCTATCTGCCCTTCTGGCTGGCCAACCTGATCGAGCGCATGTGGCTGGTGCTGGGTATCTTGCTGGCGATCATGCTGCCCCTGTCGCGCATTGTGCCGCCGCTCTACCAGTTCCGGGTGCGGTCACGGGTGTTCCGCTGGTATGGCCGCCTGCGCGAGATCGAAAACGACCTGGAGATGGGCAAAAGCGACCCTGCAACCCTGCTGCGCACCCTGGATGGCCTGGAAGCCCAGGCCGAAAAAGTGAGCGTGCCTCTGTCGTACGCCGATGAACTGTATGCGCTGCGCAACCACATCCATCTGGTGCGCAAGAAGCTGTTGCGCGCGTCAGAGGCCAGCGGCAGCACTGCCCATCCAGGTGCCACGGGCGGGGATTTGCCGGGTACAGAGGCATAG
- a CDS encoding EF-hand domain-containing protein translates to MSSPTTPPRPAKAHQPVASTLTHRLQAICAAADLNHDGNVSLDEFHQDIVQGWHSLGPDAEGYVHLSYLSQLPRIGKGQLRRLAAADKDGDGKLSFTEVVQARMAYFEAADVDQNDMLSRQECMAYERQRKRMPQ, encoded by the coding sequence GTGTCGTCACCTACCACGCCACCCCGCCCTGCCAAAGCCCACCAACCGGTGGCCTCAACCCTCACCCACCGGCTGCAGGCCATCTGCGCGGCGGCCGACCTCAATCACGACGGCAACGTGTCGCTGGACGAGTTTCACCAGGACATCGTGCAGGGCTGGCACAGCCTGGGGCCCGATGCAGAGGGCTACGTCCATCTCTCCTACCTCAGCCAGTTGCCGCGAATCGGTAAAGGCCAGCTGAGGCGGCTGGCCGCAGCCGACAAGGACGGTGACGGAAAGCTGTCGTTTACAGAGGTGGTGCAGGCGCGCATGGCCTACTTCGAGGCGGCGGATGTGGACCAGAACGATATGCTCTCACGGCAGGAATGCATGGCCTACGAGCGCCAGCGCAAGCGCATGCCGCAGTAG
- a CDS encoding lectin: MRDQTLQKRAWLLCLPLLVGILPAQAQDQWVDLQSSGGYTSYRLADDVTQVDLVEQTQGACRFNRTWGYDLTNRELWTNGGCGGRFRITRTYVSGNNSGSNAGAAAAAVAAIAGIALLANHNRHDDDRRPEYPDYPGQGGDWGREIRVDGRLCLDVRGGKFQPGTTLQVYECNGTASQRFAVGRGGEIRVRDLCVDVDRGDPRDGARVVLWPCSGSRSQNWSTRGGQIVSQLTGKCLDVDAGQVRPGAHTMVWPCNRSPSQRWWW, from the coding sequence ATGAGAGACCAGACGCTTCAGAAACGTGCGTGGCTGCTGTGCCTGCCCTTGCTCGTGGGCATATTGCCAGCGCAGGCGCAGGACCAGTGGGTGGATTTGCAGTCCAGTGGTGGCTACACCTCCTACCGCCTGGCGGACGACGTGACCCAGGTGGACCTGGTGGAACAAACCCAGGGAGCGTGCCGCTTCAACCGGACCTGGGGCTACGACCTCACCAACCGCGAGTTGTGGACCAACGGCGGCTGCGGTGGTCGCTTCAGGATCACGCGCACCTACGTCTCTGGTAACAACAGCGGCTCCAATGCCGGCGCTGCAGCAGCGGCCGTGGCCGCCATTGCCGGCATTGCCTTGCTGGCCAACCACAACCGTCACGACGACGACCGGCGCCCCGAGTACCCTGACTACCCCGGACAGGGCGGCGACTGGGGTCGTGAGATCCGAGTGGATGGCCGCCTGTGCCTAGACGTGCGGGGCGGCAAGTTCCAGCCCGGCACCACCCTGCAGGTGTACGAATGCAACGGCACGGCGTCCCAGCGTTTTGCGGTGGGGCGCGGTGGCGAAATCCGGGTGCGCGATCTGTGCGTGGACGTGGACCGCGGCGACCCACGGGATGGCGCACGGGTGGTGCTGTGGCCCTGCTCGGGCTCGCGCAGCCAGAACTGGTCCACCCGGGGTGGACAAATCGTGAGCCAACTCACTGGCAAATGCCTGGATGTGGATGCAGGCCAGGTCCGCCCTGGGGCGCACACGATGGTGTGGCCTTGCAACCGCAGCCCCAGCCAACGCTGGTGGTGGTAA
- a CDS encoding methyl-accepting chemotaxis protein → MNLLQNLSIKTRLGIGYVVLTCALILVAIMGIRGESMTQESLDNQVNHLNVIKSLGNRVLDAANARAVSARNLVIAGSKEDAEAETRRIGVAHEGMGKALQGVEEALKAGPPETAPLNKLLAEIKNTEAAYGPVALEITRLGSLGEKDAAIKKINEECRPLLTKLVTGIEAFLTESDAISKRASQESMHQFESLRFQLILLSITMVVFACVLGVATTRSIVRPLSEASQATQEFARGNLANPLVAQGKDEIASVVASMEAMRRSLSNLVAGVRQGSESVSTASAEIAQGNQNLSMRTEQQASALQQTAASMEQLGSTVKQNADNAINANRLAHSASTVAQQGGEVVAMVVATMKDINDSSRKINDIISVIDGIAFQTNILALNAAVEAARAGEQGRGFAVVASEVRNLAQRSAAAAKEIKQLITESVGRVEHGTALVDKAGHTMTEVVTSIRNVTHIMGEISAASSEQSSGVTQVGEAVTLMDQATQQNAALVEEMAAAAASLRGQADDLVNAVAVFRIHGSGSALLIK, encoded by the coding sequence ATGAATCTCCTGCAAAACCTGAGCATCAAGACGCGTCTTGGCATTGGCTATGTGGTCCTGACCTGTGCACTGATCCTGGTAGCCATCATGGGCATCCGTGGAGAGTCCATGACGCAGGAGAGCCTGGACAACCAGGTCAATCACCTGAACGTGATCAAAAGCCTGGGCAACCGGGTCCTTGACGCGGCCAATGCTCGGGCCGTGTCTGCACGCAACCTGGTGATCGCGGGCTCCAAGGAAGATGCTGAGGCGGAAACCCGGCGCATTGGGGTAGCACATGAAGGCATGGGCAAGGCACTCCAGGGAGTGGAAGAGGCCCTCAAGGCCGGCCCCCCGGAAACCGCTCCCCTGAACAAGCTGCTGGCCGAAATCAAGAACACCGAGGCGGCCTATGGCCCTGTGGCGCTGGAGATCACCCGGCTGGGGAGCCTGGGAGAAAAGGATGCGGCCATCAAGAAAATCAACGAAGAATGCCGCCCCCTGCTGACCAAACTGGTGACGGGCATCGAGGCCTTCCTGACCGAGAGCGACGCCATCAGCAAACGTGCCAGTCAGGAATCGATGCATCAGTTTGAATCGCTGCGGTTTCAGCTGATCCTGCTCAGCATCACCATGGTGGTGTTTGCCTGTGTGCTGGGCGTGGCCACCACGCGTTCCATCGTCCGGCCGCTGAGCGAGGCAAGCCAGGCGACGCAGGAGTTTGCGCGGGGCAACCTGGCCAACCCGCTGGTGGCCCAAGGCAAGGACGAGATCGCTTCGGTCGTTGCCTCGATGGAAGCCATGCGGCGGAGTCTGTCCAACCTGGTGGCAGGAGTACGCCAGGGATCGGAGAGCGTATCGACCGCCAGCGCCGAGATCGCGCAGGGCAACCAGAACCTGTCAATGCGCACCGAGCAGCAGGCCAGTGCGCTGCAGCAAACTGCGGCATCGATGGAACAGCTGGGTTCGACCGTGAAGCAGAACGCGGACAACGCGATCAACGCGAACCGGCTCGCGCATTCGGCCTCAACCGTCGCACAGCAAGGGGGCGAAGTGGTGGCCATGGTGGTCGCCACCATGAAGGACATCAACGACTCCAGCCGCAAGATCAATGACATCATCAGTGTGATCGACGGCATTGCGTTCCAGACCAACATCCTTGCGCTGAATGCCGCAGTGGAAGCCGCCCGCGCGGGCGAGCAGGGCCGGGGTTTTGCCGTGGTGGCCAGTGAGGTGCGCAACCTGGCCCAGCGCAGTGCCGCCGCCGCCAAGGAGATCAAGCAACTGATCACCGAAAGTGTGGGCCGCGTGGAGCATGGCACGGCCCTTGTGGACAAGGCAGGCCACACCATGACCGAGGTAGTGACCAGCATCCGCAATGTGACGCACATCATGGGCGAGATCAGCGCTGCCAGCTCCGAACAAAGCTCGGGGGTCACGCAGGTGGGCGAGGCCGTCACGCTGATGGACCAGGCCACACAGCAAAACGCGGCCCTGGTGGAAGAGATGGCTGCCGCAGCGGCCAGCCTTCGCGGGCAGGCCGATGACCTTGTGAATGCGGTGGCGGTCTTTCGAATTCACGGCAGCGGGTCCGCATTGCTGATCAAGTGA
- a CDS encoding P1 family peptidase, which yields MSSQQVLAGDAGSITRVAGIEVGHFTETRRPTGCTVIITREGAVAGVDVRGAAPGTRETDLLHPSNLVDKVHAIMLAGGSAWGLDSATGAVRWLEERGVGFDVAVGRLPIVPAAVLFDLLVGDMRIRPDAAAGYAACDAASTADPAEGNVGAGTGAALGKIFGIQRAMKGGIGTASVTVDGVTVGALIACNALGDVIDPDTAKVIAGARTDDGLRLRDTRRALLRGDPPQPLLAGTNTTIGVVATDAVITKVQAHRLAVAAHDGLARSINPVHTMSDGDTLFSLGTGRAGKSLGMMVLATMAAEATAIATARAARAARAITTAEGLYLPSAAELG from the coding sequence ATGAGTTCTCAACAAGTTCTGGCTGGCGATGCTGGCAGCATCACCCGCGTGGCCGGCATCGAGGTCGGCCACTTCACCGAAACCCGCCGCCCCACGGGCTGCACCGTCATCATCACCCGCGAGGGTGCCGTGGCTGGGGTGGATGTGCGAGGGGCAGCCCCTGGCACGCGCGAGACCGATTTGCTCCACCCCTCCAACCTGGTGGACAAGGTGCACGCCATCATGCTCGCGGGTGGCAGCGCCTGGGGGCTGGATTCCGCCACCGGCGCCGTGCGCTGGCTCGAAGAGCGCGGCGTGGGGTTTGACGTGGCTGTGGGCCGCCTGCCCATCGTGCCCGCCGCCGTGCTGTTCGACCTGCTGGTGGGCGACATGCGCATCCGCCCCGACGCCGCTGCAGGCTATGCCGCGTGCGATGCTGCATCCACCGCTGACCCGGCCGAAGGAAACGTAGGCGCAGGCACCGGCGCGGCCCTGGGCAAGATCTTCGGCATCCAGCGTGCCATGAAGGGAGGCATCGGCACCGCCTCTGTCACCGTGGATGGCGTCACGGTGGGAGCGCTCATCGCCTGCAATGCGCTGGGTGACGTGATCGACCCGGACACTGCAAAAGTCATTGCCGGAGCCCGCACCGACGACGGCCTGCGTCTGCGCGACACACGCCGCGCCCTGCTACGCGGCGACCCGCCCCAGCCCCTGCTGGCGGGCACCAACACCACCATCGGCGTGGTCGCCACCGACGCGGTCATCACCAAGGTGCAGGCCCATCGCCTGGCCGTAGCAGCGCACGATGGCCTGGCACGCAGCATCAACCCGGTGCACACCATGTCCGATGGCGACACCCTGTTCAGCCTGGGCACCGGCCGCGCGGGCAAGAGCCTGGGCATGATGGTGCTGGCCACCATGGCAGCCGAGGCCACGGCCATTGCCACAGCGCGGGCGGCACGGGCTGCACGGGCCATCACCACGGCAGAGGGCTTGTACCTGCCATCCGCTGCTGAACTGGGCTAA
- a CDS encoding copper-binding protein, translating into MKLISISLAAALLALGAAPALAQAPAAAASDSHSGHHAAPAVPSAELSEGEITRWDPRTLRVSLRHGEIKNLDMPAMSMVFRVSDASVLGDLKAGDKVRFRAERVNGTYQVTRIEKAP; encoded by the coding sequence ATGAAATTGATCTCCATCTCCCTGGCCGCCGCCCTGCTCGCCCTGGGCGCGGCGCCCGCGCTGGCGCAAGCCCCCGCCGCTGCAGCCTCCGACAGCCACAGTGGCCACCATGCAGCCCCCGCGGTGCCGTCGGCGGAGCTGAGCGAGGGCGAAATCACCCGCTGGGACCCGCGCACCCTGCGCGTCAGCCTGCGCCACGGCGAAATCAAGAACCTGGACATGCCCGCCATGTCCATGGTGTTCCGCGTGTCGGATGCCAGCGTGCTGGGCGACCTCAAAGCGGGTGACAAGGTGCGCTTTCGCGCAGAGCGGGTCAACGGCACCTACCAGGTCACTCGGATCGAAAAGGCGCCCTGA
- a CDS encoding DUF411 domain-containing protein → MTTRQHRSASASAYAATLPSRRQWLAKALPWLGAGAALALAPQLSRAATTTATPVEVWKDPNCGCCHDWIAHMEANGFSVTIHDTGNNAVRARLGLPQKLGSCHTALVGGYLVEGHVPASDVRALLQQKPKALGLTVPGMPVGSPGMDGAVYGDRRDPYDVLLVAHDGSTRIFKSYHKKAST, encoded by the coding sequence ATGACCACTCGCCAGCACCGATCAGCATCCGCGTCCGCCTACGCCGCCACCCTCCCTTCGCGCCGCCAGTGGCTCGCCAAAGCCCTGCCCTGGCTGGGCGCGGGCGCGGCCCTCGCCCTGGCGCCGCAACTGTCCCGCGCGGCCACAACCACTGCCACGCCGGTTGAGGTCTGGAAAGACCCGAACTGCGGCTGCTGCCACGACTGGATCGCCCACATGGAGGCCAACGGCTTCAGCGTCACCATCCACGACACCGGCAACAACGCCGTGCGCGCGCGCCTGGGACTGCCGCAAAAGCTGGGCTCATGCCACACCGCGCTGGTGGGCGGCTACCTGGTGGAAGGCCACGTGCCCGCCAGCGACGTGCGCGCCCTGCTGCAGCAAAAACCCAAAGCCCTGGGCCTCACGGTGCCAGGCATGCCTGTGGGCTCACCGGGCATGGATGGCGCCGTGTATGGCGACCGTCGCGACCCCTATGACGTGCTGCTGGTGGCCCACGACGGCAGCACCCGCATCTTCAAGAGTTACCACAAGAAGGCATCCACATGA
- a CDS encoding plastocyanin/azurin family copper-binding protein has product MKTIKFIAACAICTGAFTAFGHENMPHHATAAPVVKEQKDWGIAGDAKAVRRTITVRMGDDMRFSPSHIEVREGDTVRLRATNRGQVLHEIVIGTQAELEQHAELMRKHPGMEHDAPYMAHVAAGKAGDIVWHFNRAGNFDFACLIPGHYQAGMTGTITVLPRNK; this is encoded by the coding sequence ATGAAAACTATCAAATTTATAGCAGCATGCGCAATATGCACTGGCGCATTCACCGCTTTTGGGCATGAAAACATGCCCCACCACGCCACCGCAGCCCCGGTGGTCAAGGAGCAGAAGGACTGGGGCATTGCAGGCGATGCCAAGGCCGTGCGCCGCACCATCACCGTGCGCATGGGCGACGACATGCGCTTTTCACCCAGCCACATCGAAGTGCGCGAAGGCGACACCGTGCGGCTGCGCGCGACCAACCGGGGCCAGGTGCTGCACGAGATCGTGATCGGCACCCAGGCCGAACTGGAGCAGCACGCCGAGCTGATGAGAAAGCACCCCGGCATGGAACACGACGCACCCTACATGGCCCATGTCGCGGCAGGCAAGGCCGGCGACATCGTGTGGCACTTCAACCGCGCGGGCAACTTTGACTTTGCCTGCCTCATCCCCGGCCACTACCAGGCTGGCATGACCGGGACCATCACCGTGTTGCCCCGCAACAAATAA
- a CDS encoding multicopper oxidase family protein, translating into MNRRNFFSGAATAVAAASVSRVALAALPEPAMQSSADTAPPLHPPTGRPYNPVVTLNGWTAPWRMNAGVKEFHLVAEPVVREVAPGFMVNMWGYNGQSPGPTIEVVEGDRVRIFVTNRLPEHTTIHWHGQRLPNGMDGVGGLTQPAIQPGKTFVYEFVARRPGTFMYHPHADEMVQMAMGMMGLWITHPKGSHPQIAKVQRDYAFLLNAFDVEPGSMTPKVNTMLDHNIWCWNSRVFPSISPLVARQGERVRIRVGNLTMTNHPIHMHGHEFEVTGTDGGPVPHSARWPEVTTDIAVGQMRQVEFIADEPGDWALHCHKSHHTMGAMGHSVPSMIGVDHRGLVGKIQKIVPDYMVMGERGMADMGAMEMPLPDNTFPMMTGTGPFGPLEMGGMFTTLKVRADQPAGSYIDPGAFKQPTGTQAFEWQGAPASTPRPARTDIPGTAPAAASARKPAASGHQH; encoded by the coding sequence ATGAACCGCCGCAATTTCTTTTCTGGCGCCGCCACGGCCGTGGCCGCAGCCTCCGTCAGCCGCGTGGCCCTGGCCGCGCTGCCCGAACCCGCCATGCAGTCCAGCGCCGACACCGCCCCCCCGCTGCACCCGCCCACGGGCCGCCCCTACAACCCGGTGGTCACCCTGAACGGCTGGACCGCCCCCTGGCGCATGAATGCGGGTGTCAAGGAGTTCCACCTGGTGGCCGAGCCCGTGGTCCGCGAGGTGGCGCCCGGCTTCATGGTGAACATGTGGGGCTACAACGGACAGAGCCCCGGCCCGACCATCGAGGTGGTCGAGGGCGACCGCGTGCGCATCTTCGTGACGAACCGACTGCCCGAACACACCACCATCCACTGGCACGGCCAGCGCCTGCCCAATGGCATGGACGGCGTGGGTGGCCTTACCCAGCCCGCCATCCAGCCGGGCAAGACGTTTGTGTACGAGTTCGTGGCGCGCCGCCCCGGCACCTTCATGTACCACCCCCATGCCGACGAGATGGTGCAGATGGCCATGGGCATGATGGGCCTGTGGATCACCCACCCCAAGGGCAGTCACCCGCAGATCGCCAAGGTGCAGCGCGACTACGCCTTCCTGCTCAACGCCTTTGACGTGGAGCCCGGCAGCATGACCCCCAAGGTCAACACCATGCTGGACCACAACATCTGGTGCTGGAACAGCCGCGTGTTCCCTTCCATCAGCCCGCTGGTGGCGCGGCAGGGCGAGCGGGTGCGCATCCGCGTGGGCAACCTCACCATGACCAACCACCCCATCCACATGCACGGGCACGAATTCGAAGTGACCGGTACCGACGGCGGCCCCGTGCCCCACAGCGCGCGCTGGCCCGAGGTGACTACCGACATCGCCGTGGGCCAGATGCGGCAGGTGGAGTTCATTGCCGACGAGCCGGGCGACTGGGCCTTGCACTGCCACAAGAGCCACCACACCATGGGCGCGATGGGCCACAGCGTGCCCAGCATGATCGGCGTGGACCATCGGGGCCTGGTCGGCAAGATCCAGAAGATCGTGCCCGACTACATGGTGATGGGCGAGCGCGGCATGGCCGACATGGGTGCCATGGAGATGCCGCTGCCCGACAACACCTTCCCGATGATGACCGGCACCGGCCCCTTTGGCCCGCTGGAGATGGGCGGCATGTTCACCACCCTCAAGGTGCGCGCCGACCAGCCCGCAGGCAGCTACATCGACCCCGGCGCCTTCAAGCAGCCGACAGGCACCCAGGCCTTTGAGTGGCAGGGTGCGCCCGCCAGCACCCCACGCCCCGCACGCACGGACATCCCGGGCACCGCCCCTGCCGCCGCCAGCGCACGCAAGCCCGCAGCGAGCGGCCATCAACACTGA